From Larus michahellis chromosome 5, bLarMic1.1, whole genome shotgun sequence, the proteins below share one genomic window:
- the LOXL3 gene encoding lysyl oxidase homolog 3 isoform X3 encodes MGSCGTWARQELLVLLSSVWLWVGSAQPTPPGPTHTPGPQLKFRLAGYPRKHNEGRVEVFYNDEWGTICDDDFTLANAHVLCRHLGFVAATGWAHSAKYGKGVGRIWLDNVNCAGGEKSIGDCKHRGWGNSDCSHEEDAGVICKDERIPGFKDSNVIETEQSHVEEVRLRSVVSGARRQLPVTEGIVEVRYKDGWAQICDEGWSSQNSRVVCGMMGFPAEKKVNRNFYKLATKSQPKQKRREDVGPKKRLFTERQQLNYRLHSVSCTGTEVHLSMCAFEFYRGNTSTACGAGMPAVVSCVPGPLFATGNGHKKKQRQQQQGQPRIRLKGGAKVGEGRVEVLKSSEWGTICDDRWNLLSASVVCRELGFGSAKEALTGARMGQGTGPIHINEVQCLGTEKSLWSCPFKNITQEDCKHTEDAAVRCNIPYMGYENLIRLSGGRSRFEGRVEVAVGAGDGDQPRWGLVCGEGWGTLEAMVACRQLGLGFANHGLQETWYWDASNVTEMVLSGVKCAGHEMSLSHCQHHGTSLNCRNTGTRFAAGVICSETASDLLLHAPLVQETAYIEDRPLHMLYCAAEENCLSSSARQANWPYGHRRLLRFSSQIHNNGRADFRPKAGRHSWVWHECHRHYHSMDIFTHYDILTPNGTKVAEGHKASFCLEDTECEEDVAKRYECANFGEQGITVGCWDLYRHDIDCQWIDITDVKPGNYILQVVINPNFEVAESDFTNNAMKCNCKYDGHRIWVHSCHIGDALSEEANKRFEQYPGQLNNQIS; translated from the exons ATGGGAAGCTGCGGCACGTGGGCacggcaggagctgctggtgctgctgagcAGCGTGTGGCTGTGGGTTGGCAGTGCCCAGcccacccccccaggccccacgCACACCCCCGGACCTCAGCTGAAGTTCCGCCTGGCTGGCTACCCGCGCAAGCACAACGAGGGCCGCGTCGAGGTCTTCTACAACGACGAGTGGGGCACCATCTGCGATGACGACTTCACGCTGGCCAACGCGCATGTGCTGTGCCGCCACCTCGGCTTCGTGGCTGCCACTGGCTGGGCCCACAGCGCCAAGTACGGCAAAGGCGTCG GGCGGATCTGGCTGGACAACGTGAATTGTGCCGGAGGTGAGAAGAGCATTGGGGACTGCAAACACCGGGGCTGGGGGAACAGCGACTGCAGCCACGAGGAAGATGCGGGTGTCATCTGCAAGGACGAGCGCATCCCAGGCTTCAAGGACTCCAACGTCATCGAG ACGGAGCAGAGCCACGTGGAGGAGGTCCGCCTGCGGTCGGTGGTGTCCGGGGCCCGGAGGCAGCTACCGGTGACAGAGGGCATTGTGGAAGTGCGCTACAAGGATGGCTGGGCACAGATCTGCGACGAGGGCTGGAGCAGCCAGAACAGCCGTGTCGTCTGCGGCATGATGGGCTTCCCTGCTGAGAAGAAGGTGAACAGGAACTTCTACAA gctggCCACCAAATCTCAGCCTAAACAAAAGCGCAGGGAGGACGTAGGGCCCAAGAAGAG GCTTTTCACGGAGCGGCAGCAGCTCAACTACCGCCTGCACTCTGTGTCCTGCACGGGGACAGAGGTCCACCTCTCCATGTGCGCCTTCGAGTTCTACCGGGGCAACACCTCGACCGCCTGCGGGGCTGGCATGCCCGCCGTCGTCAGCTGTGTGCCTGGGCCCCTCTTTGCCACTGGCAATGGCCACAAGAAGAAGCAGCGTcaacagcagcagggccag CCACGGATCCGGCTGAAGGGTGGTGCGAAGGTTGGCGAGGGCCGCGTCGAGGTGCTCAAGAGCAGCGAGTGGGGCACCATCTGTGACGACCGCTGGAACCTGCTGTCAGCCAGCGTGGTGTGCCGAGAGCTGGGCTTTGGCAGCGCCAAGGAGGCCCTCACCGGGGCACGTATGGGCCAAG GGACGGGGCCCATCCACATCAACGAGGTGCAGTGCCTGGGCACCGAGAAGTCCCTCTGGAGCTGCCCCTTCAAGAACATCACGCAGGAGGACTGCAAGCACACGGAGGATGCGGCTGTCCGCTGCAACATCCCCTACATGGGCTACGAGAACCTG ATTCGGCTGAGCGGGGGCCGGAGCCGCTTCGAGGGGCGGGTCGAGGTGGCAGTGGGGGCTGGCGATGGGGACCAGCCCCGCTGGGGTCTGGTCTGCGGCGAAGGCTGGGGTACACTGGAGGCGATGGTGGCCTGTCGCCAGCTGGGTCTGGGATTCGCTAACCACGGCTTACAA GAGACGTGGTACTGGGACGCCAGCAACGTGACGGAGATGGTGCTGAGTGGGGTGAAGTGCGCCGGCCACGAGATGTCCCTGAGCCACTGCCAGCACCATGGCACCAGCCTGAACTGCAGGAACACGGGCACGCGCTTCGCCGCAGGTGTCATCTGCTCCGAGA CCGCCTCCGACCTGCTGCTGCACGCCCCGCTGGTGCAGGAGACGGCCTACATCGAGGACCGGCCGCTGCACATGCTGTACTGCGCCGCCGAGGAGAACTGCCTCTCCAGCTCGGCCCGCCAGGCCAACTGGCCCTACGGGCACCGTCGCCTGCTCCGCTTCTCCTCCCAGATCCACAACAACGGCCGCGCCGACTTCCGCCCCAAGGCCGGCCGGCACTCCTGGGTCTGGCATGAGTGCCACCG GCACTACCACAGCATGGATATCTTCACCCACTACGACATCCTGACCCCCAACGGCACCAAGGTGGCGGAGGGACACAAGGCCAGCTTCTGCCTCGAGGACACCGAGTGTGAAGAAG ACGTGGCCAAGCGTTATGAGTGTGCCAACTTTGGGGAGCAGGGCATCACTGTGGGCTGCTGGGACCTGTACCGGCACGACATCGACTGCCAGTGGATCGACATCACTGACGTCAAGCCAGGCAACTACATcctgcag GTTGTGATCAACCCCAACTTTGAGGTGGCGGAGAGCGACTTCACCAACAACGCCATGAAATGCAACTGCAAGTACGACGGGCACCGCATCTGGGTGCACAGCTGCCACATCG GCGATGCGCTCAGTGAGGAGGCCAACAAGCGGTTTGAGCAGTATCCAGGTCAGCTCAACAACCAGATTTCATAG
- the LOXL3 gene encoding lysyl oxidase homolog 3 isoform X7 gives MGSCGTWARQELLVLLSSVWLWVGSAQPTPPGPTHTPGPQLKFRLAGYPRKHNEGRVEVFYNDEWGTICDDDFTLANAHVLCRHLGFVAATGWAHSAKYGKGVGRIWLDNVNCAGGEKSIGDCKHRGWGNSDCSHEEDAGVICKDERIPGFKDSNVIETEQSHVEEVRLRSVVSGARRQLPVTEGIVEVRYKDGWAQICDEGWSSQNSRVVCGMMGFPAEKKVNRNFYKLATKSQPKQKRREDVGPKKRLFTERQQLNYRLHSVSCTGTEVHLSMCAFEFYRGNTSTACGAGMPAVVSCVPGPLFATGNGHKKKQRQQQQGQPRIRLKGGAKVGEGRVEVLKSSEWGTICDDRWNLLSASVVCRELGFGSAKEALTGARMGQGTGPIHINEVQCLGTEKSLWSCPFKNITQEDCKHTEDAAVRCNIPYMGYENLETWYWDASNVTEMVLSGVKCAGHEMSLSHCQHHGTSLNCRNTGTRFAAGVICSETASDLLLHAPLVQETAYIEDRPLHMLYCAAEENCLSSSARQANWPYGHRRLLRFSSQIHNNGRADFRPKAGRHSWVWHECHRHYHSMDIFTHYDILTPNGTKVAEGHKASFCLEDTECEEDVAKRYECANFGEQGITVGCWDLYRHDIDCQWIDITDVKPGNYILQVVINPNFEVAESDFTNNAMKCNCKYDGHRIWVHSCHIGDALSEEANKRFEQYPGQLNNQIS, from the exons ATGGGAAGCTGCGGCACGTGGGCacggcaggagctgctggtgctgctgagcAGCGTGTGGCTGTGGGTTGGCAGTGCCCAGcccacccccccaggccccacgCACACCCCCGGACCTCAGCTGAAGTTCCGCCTGGCTGGCTACCCGCGCAAGCACAACGAGGGCCGCGTCGAGGTCTTCTACAACGACGAGTGGGGCACCATCTGCGATGACGACTTCACGCTGGCCAACGCGCATGTGCTGTGCCGCCACCTCGGCTTCGTGGCTGCCACTGGCTGGGCCCACAGCGCCAAGTACGGCAAAGGCGTCG GGCGGATCTGGCTGGACAACGTGAATTGTGCCGGAGGTGAGAAGAGCATTGGGGACTGCAAACACCGGGGCTGGGGGAACAGCGACTGCAGCCACGAGGAAGATGCGGGTGTCATCTGCAAGGACGAGCGCATCCCAGGCTTCAAGGACTCCAACGTCATCGAG ACGGAGCAGAGCCACGTGGAGGAGGTCCGCCTGCGGTCGGTGGTGTCCGGGGCCCGGAGGCAGCTACCGGTGACAGAGGGCATTGTGGAAGTGCGCTACAAGGATGGCTGGGCACAGATCTGCGACGAGGGCTGGAGCAGCCAGAACAGCCGTGTCGTCTGCGGCATGATGGGCTTCCCTGCTGAGAAGAAGGTGAACAGGAACTTCTACAA gctggCCACCAAATCTCAGCCTAAACAAAAGCGCAGGGAGGACGTAGGGCCCAAGAAGAG GCTTTTCACGGAGCGGCAGCAGCTCAACTACCGCCTGCACTCTGTGTCCTGCACGGGGACAGAGGTCCACCTCTCCATGTGCGCCTTCGAGTTCTACCGGGGCAACACCTCGACCGCCTGCGGGGCTGGCATGCCCGCCGTCGTCAGCTGTGTGCCTGGGCCCCTCTTTGCCACTGGCAATGGCCACAAGAAGAAGCAGCGTcaacagcagcagggccag CCACGGATCCGGCTGAAGGGTGGTGCGAAGGTTGGCGAGGGCCGCGTCGAGGTGCTCAAGAGCAGCGAGTGGGGCACCATCTGTGACGACCGCTGGAACCTGCTGTCAGCCAGCGTGGTGTGCCGAGAGCTGGGCTTTGGCAGCGCCAAGGAGGCCCTCACCGGGGCACGTATGGGCCAAG GGACGGGGCCCATCCACATCAACGAGGTGCAGTGCCTGGGCACCGAGAAGTCCCTCTGGAGCTGCCCCTTCAAGAACATCACGCAGGAGGACTGCAAGCACACGGAGGATGCGGCTGTCCGCTGCAACATCCCCTACATGGGCTACGAGAACCTG GAGACGTGGTACTGGGACGCCAGCAACGTGACGGAGATGGTGCTGAGTGGGGTGAAGTGCGCCGGCCACGAGATGTCCCTGAGCCACTGCCAGCACCATGGCACCAGCCTGAACTGCAGGAACACGGGCACGCGCTTCGCCGCAGGTGTCATCTGCTCCGAGA CCGCCTCCGACCTGCTGCTGCACGCCCCGCTGGTGCAGGAGACGGCCTACATCGAGGACCGGCCGCTGCACATGCTGTACTGCGCCGCCGAGGAGAACTGCCTCTCCAGCTCGGCCCGCCAGGCCAACTGGCCCTACGGGCACCGTCGCCTGCTCCGCTTCTCCTCCCAGATCCACAACAACGGCCGCGCCGACTTCCGCCCCAAGGCCGGCCGGCACTCCTGGGTCTGGCATGAGTGCCACCG GCACTACCACAGCATGGATATCTTCACCCACTACGACATCCTGACCCCCAACGGCACCAAGGTGGCGGAGGGACACAAGGCCAGCTTCTGCCTCGAGGACACCGAGTGTGAAGAAG ACGTGGCCAAGCGTTATGAGTGTGCCAACTTTGGGGAGCAGGGCATCACTGTGGGCTGCTGGGACCTGTACCGGCACGACATCGACTGCCAGTGGATCGACATCACTGACGTCAAGCCAGGCAACTACATcctgcag GTTGTGATCAACCCCAACTTTGAGGTGGCGGAGAGCGACTTCACCAACAACGCCATGAAATGCAACTGCAAGTACGACGGGCACCGCATCTGGGTGCACAGCTGCCACATCG GCGATGCGCTCAGTGAGGAGGCCAACAAGCGGTTTGAGCAGTATCCAGGTCAGCTCAACAACCAGATTTCATAG
- the LOXL3 gene encoding lysyl oxidase homolog 3 isoform X1 has translation MGSCGTWARQELLVLLSSVWLWVGSAQPTPPGPTHTPGPQLKFRLAGYPRKHNEGRVEVFYNDEWGTICDDDFTLANAHVLCRHLGFVAATGWAHSAKYGKGVGRIWLDNVNCAGGEKSIGDCKHRGWGNSDCSHEEDAGVICKDERIPGFKDSNVIETEQSHVEEVRLRSVVSGARRQLPVTEGIVEVRYKDGWAQICDEGWSSQNSRVVCGMMGFPAEKKVNRNFYKLATKSQPKQKRREDVGPKKRLFTERQQLNYRLHSVSCTGTEVHLSMCAFEFYRGNTSTACGAGMPAVVSCVPGPLFATGNGHKKKQRQQQQGQPRIRLKGGAKVGEGRVEVLKSSEWGTICDDRWNLLSASVVCRELGFGSAKEALTGARMGQGTGPIHINEVQCLGTEKSLWSCPFKNITQEDCKHTEDAAVRCNIPYMGYENLIRLSGGRSRFEGRVEVAVGAGDGDQPRWGLVCGEGWGTLEAMVACRQLGLGFANHGLQIRLAGGRTTFEGRVEVKRGSKWGTVCSDGWTTKEAMVACRQLGLGYSLHAVTETWYWDASNVTEMVLSGVKCAGHEMSLSHCQHHGTSLNCRNTGTRFAAGVICSETASDLLLHAPLVQETAYIEDRPLHMLYCAAEENCLSSSARQANWPYGHRRLLRFSSQIHNNGRADFRPKAGRHSWVWHECHRHYHSMDIFTHYDILTPNGTKVAEGHKASFCLEDTECEEDVAKRYECANFGEQGITVGCWDLYRHDIDCQWIDITDVKPGNYILQVVINPNFEVAESDFTNNAMKCNCKYDGHRIWVHSCHIGDALSEEANKRFEQYPGQLNNQIS, from the exons ATGGGAAGCTGCGGCACGTGGGCacggcaggagctgctggtgctgctgagcAGCGTGTGGCTGTGGGTTGGCAGTGCCCAGcccacccccccaggccccacgCACACCCCCGGACCTCAGCTGAAGTTCCGCCTGGCTGGCTACCCGCGCAAGCACAACGAGGGCCGCGTCGAGGTCTTCTACAACGACGAGTGGGGCACCATCTGCGATGACGACTTCACGCTGGCCAACGCGCATGTGCTGTGCCGCCACCTCGGCTTCGTGGCTGCCACTGGCTGGGCCCACAGCGCCAAGTACGGCAAAGGCGTCG GGCGGATCTGGCTGGACAACGTGAATTGTGCCGGAGGTGAGAAGAGCATTGGGGACTGCAAACACCGGGGCTGGGGGAACAGCGACTGCAGCCACGAGGAAGATGCGGGTGTCATCTGCAAGGACGAGCGCATCCCAGGCTTCAAGGACTCCAACGTCATCGAG ACGGAGCAGAGCCACGTGGAGGAGGTCCGCCTGCGGTCGGTGGTGTCCGGGGCCCGGAGGCAGCTACCGGTGACAGAGGGCATTGTGGAAGTGCGCTACAAGGATGGCTGGGCACAGATCTGCGACGAGGGCTGGAGCAGCCAGAACAGCCGTGTCGTCTGCGGCATGATGGGCTTCCCTGCTGAGAAGAAGGTGAACAGGAACTTCTACAA gctggCCACCAAATCTCAGCCTAAACAAAAGCGCAGGGAGGACGTAGGGCCCAAGAAGAG GCTTTTCACGGAGCGGCAGCAGCTCAACTACCGCCTGCACTCTGTGTCCTGCACGGGGACAGAGGTCCACCTCTCCATGTGCGCCTTCGAGTTCTACCGGGGCAACACCTCGACCGCCTGCGGGGCTGGCATGCCCGCCGTCGTCAGCTGTGTGCCTGGGCCCCTCTTTGCCACTGGCAATGGCCACAAGAAGAAGCAGCGTcaacagcagcagggccag CCACGGATCCGGCTGAAGGGTGGTGCGAAGGTTGGCGAGGGCCGCGTCGAGGTGCTCAAGAGCAGCGAGTGGGGCACCATCTGTGACGACCGCTGGAACCTGCTGTCAGCCAGCGTGGTGTGCCGAGAGCTGGGCTTTGGCAGCGCCAAGGAGGCCCTCACCGGGGCACGTATGGGCCAAG GGACGGGGCCCATCCACATCAACGAGGTGCAGTGCCTGGGCACCGAGAAGTCCCTCTGGAGCTGCCCCTTCAAGAACATCACGCAGGAGGACTGCAAGCACACGGAGGATGCGGCTGTCCGCTGCAACATCCCCTACATGGGCTACGAGAACCTG ATTCGGCTGAGCGGGGGCCGGAGCCGCTTCGAGGGGCGGGTCGAGGTGGCAGTGGGGGCTGGCGATGGGGACCAGCCCCGCTGGGGTCTGGTCTGCGGCGAAGGCTGGGGTACACTGGAGGCGATGGTGGCCTGTCGCCAGCTGGGTCTGGGATTCGCTAACCACGGCTTACAA ATCCGCCTAGCCGGCGGGAGGACAACATTTGAGGGCCGCGTGGAGGTGAAGCGAGGCAGTAAGTGGGGCACGGTGTGCAGCGATGGCTGGACCACCAAGGAGGCAATGGTGGCCTGTCGCCAGCTCGGCCTGGGCTACTCCCTGCACGCGGTGACG GAGACGTGGTACTGGGACGCCAGCAACGTGACGGAGATGGTGCTGAGTGGGGTGAAGTGCGCCGGCCACGAGATGTCCCTGAGCCACTGCCAGCACCATGGCACCAGCCTGAACTGCAGGAACACGGGCACGCGCTTCGCCGCAGGTGTCATCTGCTCCGAGA CCGCCTCCGACCTGCTGCTGCACGCCCCGCTGGTGCAGGAGACGGCCTACATCGAGGACCGGCCGCTGCACATGCTGTACTGCGCCGCCGAGGAGAACTGCCTCTCCAGCTCGGCCCGCCAGGCCAACTGGCCCTACGGGCACCGTCGCCTGCTCCGCTTCTCCTCCCAGATCCACAACAACGGCCGCGCCGACTTCCGCCCCAAGGCCGGCCGGCACTCCTGGGTCTGGCATGAGTGCCACCG GCACTACCACAGCATGGATATCTTCACCCACTACGACATCCTGACCCCCAACGGCACCAAGGTGGCGGAGGGACACAAGGCCAGCTTCTGCCTCGAGGACACCGAGTGTGAAGAAG ACGTGGCCAAGCGTTATGAGTGTGCCAACTTTGGGGAGCAGGGCATCACTGTGGGCTGCTGGGACCTGTACCGGCACGACATCGACTGCCAGTGGATCGACATCACTGACGTCAAGCCAGGCAACTACATcctgcag GTTGTGATCAACCCCAACTTTGAGGTGGCGGAGAGCGACTTCACCAACAACGCCATGAAATGCAACTGCAAGTACGACGGGCACCGCATCTGGGTGCACAGCTGCCACATCG GCGATGCGCTCAGTGAGGAGGCCAACAAGCGGTTTGAGCAGTATCCAGGTCAGCTCAACAACCAGATTTCATAG
- the LOXL3 gene encoding lysyl oxidase homolog 3 isoform X5 has product MGSCGTWARQELLVLLSSVWLWVGSAQPTPPGPTHTPGPQLKFRLAGYPRKHNEGRVEVFYNDEWGTICDDDFTLANAHVLCRHLGFVAATGWAHSAKYGKGVGRIWLDNVNCAGGEKSIGDCKHRGWGNSDCSHEEDAGVICKDERIPGFKDSNVIETEQSHVEEVRLRSVVSGARRQLPVTEGIVEVRYKDGWAQICDEGWSSQNSRVVCGMMGFPAEKKVNRNFYKLFTERQQLNYRLHSVSCTGTEVHLSMCAFEFYRGNTSTACGAGMPAVVSCVPGPLFATGNGHKKKQRQQQQGQPRIRLKGGAKVGEGRVEVLKSSEWGTICDDRWNLLSASVVCRELGFGSAKEALTGARMGQGTGPIHINEVQCLGTEKSLWSCPFKNITQEDCKHTEDAAVRCNIPYMGYENLIRLSGGRSRFEGRVEVAVGAGDGDQPRWGLVCGEGWGTLEAMVACRQLGLGFANHGLQETWYWDASNVTEMVLSGVKCAGHEMSLSHCQHHGTSLNCRNTGTRFAAGVICSETASDLLLHAPLVQETAYIEDRPLHMLYCAAEENCLSSSARQANWPYGHRRLLRFSSQIHNNGRADFRPKAGRHSWVWHECHRHYHSMDIFTHYDILTPNGTKVAEGHKASFCLEDTECEEDVAKRYECANFGEQGITVGCWDLYRHDIDCQWIDITDVKPGNYILQVVINPNFEVAESDFTNNAMKCNCKYDGHRIWVHSCHIGDALSEEANKRFEQYPGQLNNQIS; this is encoded by the exons ATGGGAAGCTGCGGCACGTGGGCacggcaggagctgctggtgctgctgagcAGCGTGTGGCTGTGGGTTGGCAGTGCCCAGcccacccccccaggccccacgCACACCCCCGGACCTCAGCTGAAGTTCCGCCTGGCTGGCTACCCGCGCAAGCACAACGAGGGCCGCGTCGAGGTCTTCTACAACGACGAGTGGGGCACCATCTGCGATGACGACTTCACGCTGGCCAACGCGCATGTGCTGTGCCGCCACCTCGGCTTCGTGGCTGCCACTGGCTGGGCCCACAGCGCCAAGTACGGCAAAGGCGTCG GGCGGATCTGGCTGGACAACGTGAATTGTGCCGGAGGTGAGAAGAGCATTGGGGACTGCAAACACCGGGGCTGGGGGAACAGCGACTGCAGCCACGAGGAAGATGCGGGTGTCATCTGCAAGGACGAGCGCATCCCAGGCTTCAAGGACTCCAACGTCATCGAG ACGGAGCAGAGCCACGTGGAGGAGGTCCGCCTGCGGTCGGTGGTGTCCGGGGCCCGGAGGCAGCTACCGGTGACAGAGGGCATTGTGGAAGTGCGCTACAAGGATGGCTGGGCACAGATCTGCGACGAGGGCTGGAGCAGCCAGAACAGCCGTGTCGTCTGCGGCATGATGGGCTTCCCTGCTGAGAAGAAGGTGAACAGGAACTTCTACAA GCTTTTCACGGAGCGGCAGCAGCTCAACTACCGCCTGCACTCTGTGTCCTGCACGGGGACAGAGGTCCACCTCTCCATGTGCGCCTTCGAGTTCTACCGGGGCAACACCTCGACCGCCTGCGGGGCTGGCATGCCCGCCGTCGTCAGCTGTGTGCCTGGGCCCCTCTTTGCCACTGGCAATGGCCACAAGAAGAAGCAGCGTcaacagcagcagggccag CCACGGATCCGGCTGAAGGGTGGTGCGAAGGTTGGCGAGGGCCGCGTCGAGGTGCTCAAGAGCAGCGAGTGGGGCACCATCTGTGACGACCGCTGGAACCTGCTGTCAGCCAGCGTGGTGTGCCGAGAGCTGGGCTTTGGCAGCGCCAAGGAGGCCCTCACCGGGGCACGTATGGGCCAAG GGACGGGGCCCATCCACATCAACGAGGTGCAGTGCCTGGGCACCGAGAAGTCCCTCTGGAGCTGCCCCTTCAAGAACATCACGCAGGAGGACTGCAAGCACACGGAGGATGCGGCTGTCCGCTGCAACATCCCCTACATGGGCTACGAGAACCTG ATTCGGCTGAGCGGGGGCCGGAGCCGCTTCGAGGGGCGGGTCGAGGTGGCAGTGGGGGCTGGCGATGGGGACCAGCCCCGCTGGGGTCTGGTCTGCGGCGAAGGCTGGGGTACACTGGAGGCGATGGTGGCCTGTCGCCAGCTGGGTCTGGGATTCGCTAACCACGGCTTACAA GAGACGTGGTACTGGGACGCCAGCAACGTGACGGAGATGGTGCTGAGTGGGGTGAAGTGCGCCGGCCACGAGATGTCCCTGAGCCACTGCCAGCACCATGGCACCAGCCTGAACTGCAGGAACACGGGCACGCGCTTCGCCGCAGGTGTCATCTGCTCCGAGA CCGCCTCCGACCTGCTGCTGCACGCCCCGCTGGTGCAGGAGACGGCCTACATCGAGGACCGGCCGCTGCACATGCTGTACTGCGCCGCCGAGGAGAACTGCCTCTCCAGCTCGGCCCGCCAGGCCAACTGGCCCTACGGGCACCGTCGCCTGCTCCGCTTCTCCTCCCAGATCCACAACAACGGCCGCGCCGACTTCCGCCCCAAGGCCGGCCGGCACTCCTGGGTCTGGCATGAGTGCCACCG GCACTACCACAGCATGGATATCTTCACCCACTACGACATCCTGACCCCCAACGGCACCAAGGTGGCGGAGGGACACAAGGCCAGCTTCTGCCTCGAGGACACCGAGTGTGAAGAAG ACGTGGCCAAGCGTTATGAGTGTGCCAACTTTGGGGAGCAGGGCATCACTGTGGGCTGCTGGGACCTGTACCGGCACGACATCGACTGCCAGTGGATCGACATCACTGACGTCAAGCCAGGCAACTACATcctgcag GTTGTGATCAACCCCAACTTTGAGGTGGCGGAGAGCGACTTCACCAACAACGCCATGAAATGCAACTGCAAGTACGACGGGCACCGCATCTGGGTGCACAGCTGCCACATCG GCGATGCGCTCAGTGAGGAGGCCAACAAGCGGTTTGAGCAGTATCCAGGTCAGCTCAACAACCAGATTTCATAG